A genomic stretch from Pontivivens ytuae includes:
- a CDS encoding calcium-binding protein, translated as MAIDIIGTAGDDSLAGDDRDENLIGLEGDDTLSGGLGVDSFDGGDGTDTVDFTYKSGTVVIDLPAGEIRFPGGTVETIVNVENAIGASGAGTTFIGDDNDNVFIGGFGDDPDDTFIGGGGNDFFDGRKGIDSFDGGDGIDTVTLNDSDKPIGATIDLEAGTIIFDFTQVLGPRGQQVVETIVNVENLIGPRGESIIFGSSVDNILTGNGEIYGREGNDTIFIRGGLAEGNEGDDLIISQKFAAELRGGEGNDTLIGTDSDGEKDGEEILLGGAGDDLMIGNTGIDFFDGGSGVDTVDFSYTTADADINLDREEAIFLGRVTETVRNVENVIGTDGDNIITGSDADNVLNGAGGNDILIGGLGIDTFDGGAGSDTLDFSYTRADADIDLNTGEVTFANGVVETFANIENLIGTRGENVLIGDDGDNVIEGDNDDDILTGNGGRDTFVFRLGDDTDTITDFEDGLDRLDLRPTGLGFGDLGIFDSGIDTLIRYGDRGDEIRLANFESANLGVEDFLFV; from the coding sequence ATGGCTATTGATATCATTGGGACGGCGGGTGACGACTCGCTGGCTGGGGACGATCGCGACGAAAACCTGATCGGCCTTGAGGGAGACGACACGCTCAGCGGCGGGCTGGGCGTCGACAGCTTCGACGGGGGCGACGGCACCGACACGGTCGATTTCACCTATAAGTCGGGGACCGTCGTCATCGACCTGCCCGCGGGCGAGATCCGCTTTCCCGGCGGCACGGTAGAGACCATCGTGAACGTCGAGAACGCGATCGGTGCGTCCGGCGCGGGCACCACGTTCATCGGGGATGACAACGACAACGTCTTCATCGGCGGCTTCGGCGACGATCCCGACGACACCTTCATCGGCGGCGGCGGCAACGATTTCTTCGACGGCCGCAAGGGCATCGATTCGTTCGACGGCGGCGACGGCATCGACACCGTCACGCTGAACGACAGCGACAAGCCGATCGGCGCGACCATCGACCTAGAAGCGGGGACCATCATCTTCGACTTCACCCAGGTGCTCGGCCCCCGCGGCCAGCAGGTGGTCGAGACCATCGTGAACGTCGAGAACCTGATCGGCCCGCGCGGGGAGAGCATCATCTTCGGCTCCTCCGTCGACAACATCCTCACCGGCAACGGCGAGATCTACGGCCGCGAGGGCAACGACACCATCTTCATCCGCGGCGGTCTCGCTGAGGGGAACGAGGGCGACGACCTCATCATCTCCCAGAAGTTCGCGGCCGAGCTGCGTGGCGGCGAAGGCAACGACACCCTCATCGGCACCGATTCGGATGGCGAGAAGGACGGGGAGGAGATCCTGCTCGGCGGCGCCGGCGATGACCTGATGATCGGCAATACCGGCATCGACTTCTTCGACGGCGGCTCCGGCGTGGACACGGTCGATTTCAGCTACACGACGGCGGACGCGGATATCAATCTCGACCGGGAGGAGGCGATCTTCCTCGGCCGCGTGACCGAGACCGTGCGCAACGTCGAGAACGTGATCGGCACCGACGGCGACAACATCATCACCGGCAGCGACGCGGACAACGTGCTCAACGGGGCCGGCGGTAACGACATCCTGATCGGCGGTCTCGGCATCGACACCTTCGACGGCGGGGCGGGCAGCGACACGCTCGACTTCAGCTACACCCGCGCCGATGCCGATATCGACCTCAACACCGGTGAGGTGACCTTCGCCAACGGCGTGGTCGAGACCTTCGCTAATATCGAGAACCTGATCGGCACGCGGGGCGAGAACGTCCTGATCGGCGATGACGGCGACAACGTGATCGAGGGCGACAACGACGACGATATCCTGACCGGCAACGGCGGGCGCGACACCTTCGTCTTCCGCCTCGGCGACGACACCGACACGATCACCGATTTCGAGGACGGCCTCGACCGGCTCGACCTGCGGCCCACGGGCCTCGGCTTCGGCGATCTCGGCATCTTCGACAGCGGCATCGATACCCTGATCCGCTATGGCGACCGGGGCGACGAGATCCGGCTCGCGAACTTCGAGAGTGCCAATCTCGGCGTCGAGGACTTCCTCTTCGTCTGA
- a CDS encoding glycosyltransferase — protein MNATPLRITYLLMSWPMPSQPFAISDVLALQNLGHSVTVRALRPAQPEHLAAAREYGLTLDERSHPTWKGTGSVAVQPRNLGLAARLAGVIARHVGRSGGQLVRATALIPRLVDIADEMRDDPPDVVHAFWGHYPALALPLVEQIAPKAVRSMFLGAYDLTTHFLPAAPHLAGTSHTVFTHAAENLELLAERGVDPARVTVVPRGIPLDLANTPAAEKEPGLILTAANFQKAKNIDRIIDAMPMVLAKHPGARLEIAGDGAEREALKAQVERLDLAEKVTFLGMLPREALFARMRAATIFAFASTKPSERLPNVVKEAMLARCHIITSHTPGIEALVEDGVTGEIARDIAPEALAQRIGAALVEKKQETSGPLSEKHIRDNFSAEAAMERYVDRWRGGAGV, from the coding sequence ATGAACGCGACACCGCTGCGGATCACGTATCTGCTGATGAGCTGGCCGATGCCCAGCCAGCCCTTCGCCATCTCCGACGTGCTTGCACTGCAAAATCTGGGGCATTCGGTGACGGTTCGGGCGCTTCGCCCCGCCCAGCCGGAGCATCTGGCGGCGGCGCGGGAATACGGCCTGACCCTCGATGAGCGGAGCCATCCGACGTGGAAAGGCACAGGGAGCGTTGCCGTTCAGCCACGCAACCTCGGCCTCGCAGCGCGGCTCGCCGGGGTGATCGCGCGGCATGTGGGGAGGAGCGGCGGACAGCTCGTCCGGGCGACGGCGCTGATTCCCCGGCTGGTCGATATCGCGGACGAGATGCGGGACGATCCGCCCGATGTGGTGCACGCGTTCTGGGGGCATTACCCGGCGCTTGCCCTGCCCCTCGTGGAGCAGATCGCACCCAAGGCCGTGCGCTCGATGTTCCTGGGCGCGTATGATCTGACCACGCATTTCCTGCCGGCCGCGCCGCATCTAGCGGGCACCTCTCACACGGTGTTCACCCATGCCGCCGAGAACCTGGAGCTGCTGGCCGAGCGCGGCGTCGATCCGGCGCGGGTCACGGTTGTGCCGCGAGGCATTCCGCTGGACCTCGCCAACACGCCCGCGGCGGAGAAGGAGCCGGGGCTGATCCTGACGGCCGCGAACTTCCAGAAGGCGAAGAACATCGACCGGATCATCGACGCGATGCCCATGGTGCTCGCCAAGCATCCGGGCGCGCGGCTGGAGATCGCGGGTGACGGGGCGGAGCGCGAGGCGCTCAAGGCGCAGGTGGAGCGGCTGGACCTGGCGGAGAAGGTGACCTTTCTCGGCATGCTGCCGCGCGAGGCGCTGTTCGCCCGGATGCGCGCCGCCACGATCTTTGCCTTTGCGTCTACCAAACCCTCCGAACGGCTGCCCAACGTGGTGAAGGAGGCGATGCTGGCGCGCTGCCACATCATCACCTCGCACACGCCGGGGATCGAGGCGCTGGTGGAGGACGGTGTGACCGGGGAGATCGCGCGGGACATCGCGCCCGAGGCGCTGGCCCAGCGGATCGGTGCGGCGCTGGTGGAGAAAAAGCAGGAAACGTCCGGTCCGCTGAGCGAGAAGCACATCCGCGACAACTTCTCGGCCGAGGCCGCGATGGAGCGCTACGTGGACCGGTGGCGGGGTGGCGCGGGGGTCTGA
- a CDS encoding glycosyltransferase family 4 protein: MKIVSPGARGIPNVEGGAEKSAEMIFPVIARRHDVTMLCLAEFTEATEYRGVNIIRLPSVRILGTDKLYMYMASIWHIARMRPDIVHCQGLNAAFFLMVYKIFAKRVTVRYGSADYLNGKWGPIGRTAFRFCEWQLRYADAVISVTDSLKNRLVDRNVTDKVVVIPNAIDPVHVDVTPEDLAPWGLEKDRFFLSVGRITWQKDFTTLITAFQKAKEQRPDMGKLVLVGGDDGSGELQKLQAIAGEDVVFTGRLPRDQIGALYGSCLMYVNSSRHEGLSNAILEAISHDAPLVVSDIDENSDLPLSAEQFFRVGNVEELTAKMVLAADGEIDRFRIDKSIFASWDDVARRTEALFEALLDQPRGSDLPAEA; encoded by the coding sequence ATGAAAATCGTTTCTCCCGGGGCCCGTGGCATACCGAACGTCGAGGGGGGTGCCGAGAAGAGCGCGGAGATGATCTTCCCGGTGATCGCCCGTCGTCACGATGTGACGATGCTGTGTCTCGCGGAGTTCACCGAGGCGACGGAATACCGTGGCGTGAACATCATCCGCCTGCCCTCCGTCCGCATCCTCGGCACCGACAAGCTCTACATGTACATGGCCTCCATCTGGCATATCGCGCGGATGCGGCCCGACATCGTGCACTGCCAGGGCCTGAACGCGGCGTTCTTCCTGATGGTCTACAAGATCTTCGCCAAGCGCGTCACCGTCCGCTACGGCTCGGCCGACTATCTCAACGGCAAGTGGGGCCCGATCGGGCGCACCGCCTTCCGCTTCTGCGAGTGGCAGCTCCGCTATGCCGACGCCGTGATCTCCGTCACCGACAGCCTGAAGAACCGCCTCGTGGACCGGAACGTCACCGACAAGGTCGTGGTGATCCCGAACGCCATCGACCCGGTGCATGTGGACGTGACGCCCGAGGATCTCGCGCCGTGGGGACTGGAAAAGGACCGCTTCTTCCTCTCCGTCGGCCGGATCACCTGGCAGAAGGATTTCACCACGCTCATCACCGCCTTCCAGAAGGCGAAGGAGCAGCGGCCCGACATGGGCAAGCTCGTGCTCGTCGGCGGCGATGACGGGTCAGGCGAGTTGCAGAAGCTGCAGGCCATCGCGGGTGAGGATGTCGTCTTCACCGGTCGCCTGCCGCGCGACCAGATCGGCGCGCTCTACGGCTCCTGCCTGATGTACGTGAACAGCTCCCGCCACGAGGGCCTGTCGAACGCCATCCTCGAGGCGATCAGCCACGACGCGCCGCTGGTGGTCAGCGATATCGATGAGAACTCCGACCTGCCGCTGAGCGCCGAGCAGTTCTTCCGCGTCGGCAATGTCGAGGAGCTGACGGCGAAGATGGTCCTCGCCGCCGATGGGGAGATCGACCGCTTCCGCATCGACAAGTCGATCTTCGCGAGCTGGGACGACGTCGCCCGCCGGACCGAGGCGCTGTTCGAGGCACTGCTCGACCAGCCCCGCGGCTCCGACCTGCCGGCGGAGGCGTAG
- a CDS encoding NAD-dependent epimerase has protein sequence MTHLVTGTAGFIGFHVARRLLERGHAVVGFDVVNDYYDPALKEGRLAELERVAEETGSEWTFVRADLADQTAVNETFEKAGGFERVIHLAAQAGVRHSIKNPHDYVNSNLIGFTNILEACRHAKVAHLTYASTSSVYGANTAMPFAEEHGVDHPLQFYAATKRANELMAHAYSHLFRIPTTGLRFFTVYGPWGRPDMALFRFTRAILAEEPIQLFNNGDHSRDFTYIDDIVEGVVRVSDHPAEPDPDWDPAEPRPDRSDAPFRIYNIGNNTPVNLTEYVSALERSLNRKAQVELLPMQPGDVPDTYADSSALSDAVGYCPSTPVGEGVRHFVDWYRRYYGV, from the coding sequence ATGACACATCTCGTCACCGGGACCGCGGGATTCATCGGATTCCACGTGGCGCGCCGGTTGCTGGAGCGCGGCCATGCGGTCGTCGGCTTCGACGTGGTGAACGACTACTACGACCCGGCCCTGAAGGAGGGCCGGCTGGCCGAGCTGGAGCGTGTGGCCGAGGAGACGGGGTCCGAATGGACGTTCGTCCGCGCGGACCTCGCCGACCAGACGGCGGTCAACGAGACGTTCGAGAAAGCGGGGGGATTCGAGCGGGTTATCCATCTGGCCGCGCAGGCCGGGGTGCGGCATTCGATCAAGAACCCGCATGACTACGTGAATTCCAACCTGATTGGCTTCACCAATATCCTGGAGGCCTGCCGGCACGCGAAGGTGGCGCATCTGACCTACGCCTCGACCTCCTCGGTCTACGGCGCGAACACCGCGATGCCCTTTGCCGAGGAGCACGGCGTCGATCATCCGCTGCAGTTCTACGCGGCGACCAAGCGGGCGAACGAGCTGATGGCGCATGCCTACAGCCACCTCTTCCGCATCCCGACGACGGGCCTGCGCTTCTTCACGGTCTACGGACCCTGGGGGCGGCCCGACATGGCGCTGTTCCGCTTTACCCGCGCGATCCTCGCCGAGGAGCCAATCCAGCTTTTCAACAACGGCGATCACAGCCGCGACTTCACCTATATCGACGATATCGTGGAGGGGGTGGTCCGCGTCTCCGACCATCCGGCGGAGCCCGATCCGGACTGGGATCCGGCGGAGCCGCGGCCCGACCGTTCGGACGCGCCGTTCCGCATCTACAATATCGGGAACAACACGCCGGTGAACCTGACCGAGTATGTCAGCGCACTGGAACGCTCGCTGAACCGCAAGGCGCAGGTGGAGCTCTTGCCGATGCAGCCCGGCGATGTGCCCGACACCTATGCAGACAGTTCCGCTTTGAGCGATGCCGTGGGATACTGTCCCAGTACGCCGGTCGGTGAGGGGGTCCGGCATTTCGTGGACTGGTACAGGAGGTACTACGGTGTCTAA
- a CDS encoding glycosyltransferase family 2 protein — protein sequence MSRPDVCIFIPSYNAEKTLAAVIARIPDEVRERTDRIVVVNDGSTDRTAEVATEIAKEDPLVDLVSLPQNQGYGGAVQAGIEACRPRDPAFTICLHSDGQYPPESIPEFLDYMTKNEIALLQGSRHAKGTKPLEGGMPVYKWIAGKCLTFLTNTIFPGRMTDYFSGYLIYDRRALHQLPIEKLSRSFDFDFEVIACCHAAGLPVAEQGIPTRYADEESHLEPIAYGFRVLGVLRRYLGGHYHGLVRETSRA from the coding sequence ATGTCGCGGCCCGATGTGTGCATCTTCATTCCGTCCTACAACGCGGAAAAGACGTTGGCGGCCGTGATCGCGCGCATCCCGGACGAGGTCCGGGAGCGCACCGATCGCATCGTCGTCGTCAATGACGGAAGCACGGATCGGACCGCGGAGGTCGCCACGGAGATTGCGAAGGAAGATCCGCTTGTAGACCTGGTTTCGCTTCCGCAGAACCAGGGCTACGGGGGCGCCGTGCAGGCCGGCATCGAAGCATGCCGGCCGCGCGATCCCGCCTTCACGATCTGCCTGCACTCGGACGGGCAATACCCGCCCGAGAGCATCCCCGAGTTCCTCGACTACATGACGAAAAACGAGATCGCGCTTCTCCAGGGCTCCCGCCATGCGAAAGGGACCAAGCCGCTGGAAGGAGGCATGCCGGTCTACAAGTGGATCGCGGGCAAGTGCCTGACGTTCCTGACCAACACGATCTTTCCGGGTCGGATGACCGACTACTTCTCGGGCTATCTGATCTATGACCGCCGGGCGCTGCACCAGCTTCCCATCGAGAAGTTGAGCCGGTCCTTCGATTTCGATTTCGAAGTGATCGCCTGCTGCCACGCCGCCGGACTTCCGGTGGCCGAGCAGGGTATCCCGACCCGTTATGCCGACGAGGAATCCCATCTGGAGCCGATCGCATACGGCTTCAGGGTGCTCGGTGTGCTGCGCCGCTACCTGGGCGGGCACTACCACGGACTGGTCCGGGAGACCTCTCGAGCGTGA
- a CDS encoding NAD-dependent epimerase/dehydratase family protein has translation MTEKRSRPPKRLLLLGCGGFVGSHLVDRLLAETEDFVVGFDPCTTKVATHLQNPRFQMHAKYLQQGWDDGTLEKAIEEADVVINLAAICNPSDYNTRPRVVIQSNFTDVLPVLDRCAELGKWLIQYSTSEVYGRTLSSYVKGDQYKDPDLYVQEEEDTPMLMGPIQNQRWSYATAKQLLERYTYALHDEFDMPYTIIRPYNFFGPRMDYIPGRDGEGVPRVLACFMAALLDGKPLELVDGGEALRVITSIHDAIDSVMLMLDKPEGAKNQIFNIGNSGNELHIYELAEKMRKVYAEVSGDDRFLEHPINTVTAEAFYGPGYEDCDRRVPDISRAWRQLGWAPSRSIDEILRETVSYYYNLYGPGGSATNRYETSYAVAGE, from the coding sequence ATGACCGAGAAGCGTTCCCGCCCCCCGAAGCGTCTTCTTTTGCTCGGTTGCGGTGGCTTTGTTGGTAGCCACCTCGTCGACCGGCTGCTTGCGGAGACCGAAGACTTCGTCGTGGGTTTCGACCCGTGCACGACGAAGGTGGCGACCCACCTCCAGAACCCGCGTTTCCAGATGCACGCGAAGTACCTCCAGCAGGGCTGGGATGACGGCACCCTCGAGAAAGCCATCGAGGAAGCGGACGTCGTCATCAACCTCGCTGCGATCTGCAACCCGTCCGACTACAACACCCGCCCGCGCGTGGTGATCCAGTCGAACTTCACGGACGTGCTTCCGGTGCTCGACCGCTGCGCCGAGCTCGGCAAGTGGCTGATCCAGTACTCCACCTCCGAGGTCTACGGCCGGACGCTGTCCAGCTACGTCAAGGGCGACCAGTACAAGGATCCCGACCTCTACGTGCAGGAGGAAGAGGACACGCCCATGCTGATGGGCCCGATCCAGAACCAGCGCTGGTCCTACGCGACGGCCAAGCAGCTTCTGGAGCGCTACACCTACGCGCTGCATGACGAATTCGACATGCCGTACACGATCATCCGGCCCTACAACTTCTTCGGCCCGCGGATGGACTACATCCCCGGCCGTGACGGCGAAGGTGTGCCGCGGGTTCTCGCCTGCTTCATGGCAGCCCTGCTCGATGGCAAGCCGCTGGAGCTGGTGGACGGTGGCGAGGCGCTGCGCGTCATCACCTCGATCCACGATGCGATCGACTCCGTCATGCTGATGCTGGACAAGCCGGAAGGCGCGAAGAACCAGATCTTCAACATCGGCAACTCCGGCAACGAGCTGCACATCTACGAGCTCGCCGAGAAGATGCGGAAGGTCTATGCCGAGGTTTCCGGCGACGATCGCTTCCTGGAGCACCCGATCAACACGGTGACGGCCGAAGCCTTCTACGGGCCGGGCTACGAGGACTGCGACCGCCGCGTGCCGGACATCTCCCGCGCGTGGCGTCAGCTTGGCTGGGCGCCCTCCCGCTCGATCGACGAGATCCTGCGCGAGACCGTGTCCTACTACTACAATCTCTACGGTCCGGGCGGCTCCGCCACGAACCGCTACGAGACGTCCTACGCCGTCGCCGGAGAGTGA
- a CDS encoding PqiC family protein — protein MRPLLMTLALLAGCGGAPDTLLLLEPAGAVTPLSSPVRSIEVREMSLPYYAEREEVAIRAGDGSVVVSDQVLWADLPSRALTLRVVETLGRVLPEADVAAEPWPLLSPPDLRVEVQVASLIGTPGGALELAGQYFIVSDGRGSVEEAVTFAISEEVRGDSLADVAAAQTRASEKLALLIGESVAALPERALGRR, from the coding sequence ATGCGCCCCCTTCTGATGACGCTCGCCCTGTTGGCCGGTTGCGGCGGTGCGCCCGACACGCTGCTGCTGCTGGAGCCCGCGGGCGCGGTGACGCCGCTGTCGAGCCCGGTGCGCTCGATCGAGGTGCGGGAGATGTCGCTGCCCTACTATGCCGAGCGGGAGGAGGTCGCGATCCGCGCGGGCGACGGCAGCGTGGTGGTGAGCGATCAGGTGCTGTGGGCCGATCTGCCGTCGCGGGCACTGACCCTGCGGGTGGTCGAGACGCTGGGCCGCGTGCTGCCGGAGGCGGACGTCGCGGCAGAGCCCTGGCCCCTGCTGTCACCCCCCGACCTGCGGGTGGAAGTGCAGGTGGCGTCGCTGATCGGAACACCGGGTGGCGCTTTGGAACTGGCAGGACAGTATTTCATCGTCTCGGACGGTCGGGGGAGCGTCGAGGAGGCCGTAACCTTTGCAATTTCGGAAGAGGTTCGGGGCGACTCACTTGCCGATGTTGCAGCTGCTCAAACACGAGCGTCGGAAAAGCTTGCTCTCCTTATAGGCGAGTCAGTCGCAGCACTGCCTGAACGGGCTCTGGGACGGCGTTGA
- a CDS encoding MlaD family protein has product MTDAAAPEIDTTPPPIWKRISVVWLVPLVALIVALAVTWQTLANQGPLITVSFENASGITAGQTPLRFRDVTIGTVEEVGFDDDLSQVLVAIRVEPEMAQHITEDAVMWIVRPEISAQGITGLSTVFGGTYIAAELPSETGDMVRRIRGQPRAPLTPLDQPGLRVRLLTNNSGSVSIGSPVLYKGIEVGRVEDLELTSDGRTIIFTTFINAPYDNLITEGTRFWNASGFSFSLDARGASLNVESLVTLVRGGVTFDTVFSDGALVRDERTFRLYRDPQSARASLFDAVRRSPVTVSAIFPGSVSGLTIGAPVSYRGVPVGEVTSLSTRLVGDPGEREVELAAAFSVEPGRLGLPPDAPASTTLNLLSELVSQSGLRAQLSAASILTGAQRIDLSEIPDEPPAELDLSNQPFPLMPSVAASGTGLAETAEGLITRIDELPVEAVLSSASRALDALAVLLSDPSLQNIPTEAEGALTDLRTLLASDGLTQAPDELLRGLTALRGLLEDAQEAALTEALAATLDETARAAAAVADGAQTLSPELVSALGSAEELIAAAQIVVADPQTAALPGVAASLLEDLRQVTADPALQGAPEQLGTSLARLDAILAEIEAAGLSSQLSQAFTDSSVAAREISVIAESSRTIPAELAALIAQTEALLASADAILTDPALQAAPGELNATLGAARALLEDPATRALPQATLDALARAGRLLGALEEADLPGTLARTMAETERATRAVAQFTEDAAPLPGQAEALLADPALREIPAQTQATLVAFRALLTDPATTALPGQLSEGLGSAQTLLAALEQAQVAEQLAATLQNASVAAEAIAEGAEGVPEIVAQLEALAEEASSLPLDALAAQVERVLLSAEALLQAPGARELPGTLNATLDEVRVLLEELREAGASESLVATLSASEQAALAIADTSSRLPTLIARLDALAGRADVTLAGYGEGSDLNDEAIRAIREFRDTARAITSLVRQIERDPNSLILGR; this is encoded by the coding sequence GTGACCGACGCCGCCGCGCCCGAGATCGATACGACCCCTCCGCCGATCTGGAAGCGCATCTCCGTCGTGTGGCTGGTGCCGCTGGTCGCGCTGATCGTGGCGCTGGCCGTGACGTGGCAGACGCTGGCCAATCAGGGGCCGCTCATCACCGTGTCGTTCGAGAATGCGTCCGGAATCACGGCGGGGCAGACGCCGCTGCGCTTTCGCGACGTGACGATCGGCACGGTGGAGGAGGTCGGCTTCGACGACGATCTGAGCCAGGTGCTGGTGGCGATCCGGGTGGAGCCGGAGATGGCGCAGCACATCACCGAGGATGCGGTGATGTGGATCGTGCGGCCGGAGATCAGTGCGCAGGGCATCACCGGCCTCTCCACCGTCTTTGGCGGGACGTACATTGCGGCCGAACTGCCCTCTGAGACGGGCGACATGGTGCGGCGGATCCGGGGGCAGCCGCGGGCGCCGCTCACCCCGCTCGATCAGCCGGGGCTGCGGGTGCGGCTGCTGACGAACAACAGCGGCTCGGTCTCGATCGGCTCACCGGTGCTCTACAAAGGGATCGAGGTCGGCCGAGTCGAGGATTTGGAGCTGACGAGCGACGGGCGCACGATCATCTTCACCACCTTCATCAACGCGCCCTACGACAACCTGATCACCGAAGGGACGCGGTTCTGGAATGCCTCCGGCTTTTCCTTCTCGCTCGACGCGCGGGGGGCGAGCCTGAACGTGGAGAGTCTGGTGACGCTGGTGCGCGGCGGTGTGACCTTCGACACGGTGTTCTCCGACGGGGCGCTGGTTCGGGATGAGCGGACGTTCCGGCTCTACCGCGATCCGCAATCGGCGCGGGCCTCGCTGTTCGACGCGGTGCGCCGCTCGCCGGTCACGGTCTCGGCGATCTTTCCGGGCTCGGTCAGCGGGCTGACGATCGGGGCGCCGGTCTCCTATCGCGGGGTGCCGGTGGGCGAGGTGACGTCGCTGTCCACCCGGCTGGTCGGCGATCCGGGGGAGCGGGAGGTGGAGCTGGCGGCCGCCTTCTCCGTCGAGCCGGGGCGGCTGGGGCTGCCGCCCGATGCGCCTGCGAGCACGACGCTGAACCTGCTGTCGGAGCTGGTGTCGCAGTCGGGTCTGCGGGCGCAGCTCAGCGCCGCCTCGATCCTGACCGGGGCGCAGCGCATCGACCTGTCGGAGATCCCGGACGAGCCGCCGGCGGAGCTGGACCTGTCGAACCAGCCCTTCCCGCTGATGCCTTCAGTCGCGGCGTCGGGCACGGGCTTGGCGGAGACGGCGGAGGGGCTGATCACGCGGATCGACGAGCTGCCGGTGGAGGCGGTGCTGAGCTCGGCGAGTCGTGCGCTGGATGCGCTGGCCGTCCTCCTGTCCGACCCGTCGCTGCAGAACATCCCGACCGAAGCCGAGGGGGCGCTGACGGATTTACGCACCTTGCTGGCGAGCGACGGGCTGACCCAGGCGCCGGACGAGTTGCTGCGTGGGCTGACGGCCCTGCGCGGGCTCTTGGAGGACGCGCAGGAGGCGGCGTTGACCGAGGCGCTGGCCGCCACGTTGGATGAGACGGCGCGGGCTGCCGCGGCGGTCGCGGATGGCGCGCAGACGCTGTCGCCGGAGCTGGTCTCCGCCCTCGGCTCGGCGGAGGAGCTGATCGCGGCGGCGCAGATCGTGGTGGCCGACCCGCAAACCGCGGCCCTGCCGGGTGTGGCCGCCAGCCTGCTGGAGGATCTGCGGCAGGTGACGGCGGACCCGGCATTGCAGGGCGCGCCGGAGCAGCTTGGCACATCCCTTGCCCGGCTCGACGCGATCCTGGCGGAGATCGAGGCGGCGGGGCTGTCCTCGCAGCTCAGCCAGGCGTTCACGGACAGCAGTGTGGCGGCGCGGGAGATCTCGGTGATTGCGGAGAGCTCACGGACGATCCCGGCGGAGCTTGCGGCGCTGATCGCGCAGACCGAGGCGCTGCTGGCCTCCGCCGATGCGATCCTGACCGATCCGGCGTTGCAGGCCGCTCCGGGTGAGTTGAACGCGACGCTGGGTGCGGCGCGGGCGCTGCTGGAGGATCCGGCGACCCGGGCGCTGCCGCAGGCGACGCTCGATGCGCTGGCGCGGGCCGGGCGGCTGCTCGGCGCGTTGGAGGAGGCGGACCTGCCCGGGACGCTGGCGCGGACCATGGCGGAGACGGAGCGGGCGACGCGCGCGGTGGCTCAGTTCACCGAGGATGCGGCCCCCCTGCCCGGCCAGGCCGAGGCGCTGCTCGCCGATCCGGCGCTGCGGGAGATCCCGGCGCAGACGCAGGCGACGCTGGTCGCGTTCCGTGCGCTGCTGACCGATCCGGCGACGACGGCGCTGCCGGGACAACTCTCCGAAGGGCTCGGCAGCGCGCAGACGCTGCTCGCCGCACTGGAGCAGGCGCAGGTGGCCGAGCAACTGGCCGCGACCCTGCAGAATGCCAGCGTGGCGGCCGAGGCGATTGCCGAGGGGGCCGAGGGCGTGCCGGAGATCGTGGCGCAGTTGGAAGCATTGGCGGAGGAGGCATCCTCCCTGCCGCTCGACGCGCTGGCCGCGCAGGTGGAGCGGGTGCTGCTGAGCGCGGAGGCGCTGTTGCAGGCGCCGGGTGCGCGGGAGCTGCCGGGCACGCTGAACGCGACGCTCGACGAGGTGCGGGTGCTGCTGGAGGAGTTGCGGGAGGCCGGCGCCTCCGAAAGCCTGGTGGCCACGCTGTCGGCGAGCGAGCAGGCAGCGCTTGCGATCGCCGACACGTCCTCGCGCCTGCCGACGCTGATCGCGCGGCTCGACGCGCTCGCCGGGCGGGCCGACGTGACGCTGGCGGGCTACGGCGAGGGCTCGGACCTCAACGACGAGGCGATCCGCGCGATCCGGGAGTTCCGCGACACGGCGCGGGCCATCACCTCTCTGGTGCGCCAGATCGAGCGCGACCCGAATTCCCTGATCCTCGGCCGATAA